Proteins from one Prevotella sp. E2-28 genomic window:
- a CDS encoding leucine-rich repeat domain-containing protein: MENKICGFIELNGELVKISSVEDLKALAARLGSAFTELTTQDYETLCNKLKGDFEADDCGVFYSKDGRKVLLAPITSNEYIIKSGTIAIASYAFNWHYYLYNGVLYTNKYSHEKNIAKLLIPDSVIAIGSEAFSDNTAIENIIVSHKLEYIGQKAFSGCRMMTGFNLPSTVKYIETEAFDRCYNAFKELTIPASIRHIGSHTFRNCLTLEKVIFLGPIEKIGSGIFELCERLSSIVVPKGYLEKFREQLPFYSEIITEAVEEE, translated from the coding sequence ATGGAGAATAAAATTTGTGGTTTTATTGAATTGAATGGGGAGTTAGTTAAGATCTCGTCTGTTGAGGATTTAAAAGCCCTTGCAGCCAGACTTGGTTCCGCTTTTACAGAATTAACCACCCAGGATTATGAAACCCTTTGCAATAAGTTGAAGGGAGACTTCGAGGCAGATGACTGTGGTGTGTTTTATTCGAAAGATGGGAGAAAAGTTCTCTTGGCTCCTATCACGTCAAATGAATACATAATCAAGTCAGGAACTATTGCTATTGCAAGCTATGCATTCAATTGGCATTACTATCTGTATAATGGTGTATTGTATACCAACAAATACTCTCATGAGAAGAACATTGCTAAACTCCTGATTCCTGATTCCGTCATAGCCATAGGAAGTGAAGCATTCAGCGACAACACTGCAATCGAGAACATTATTGTTTCTCATAAACTGGAGTATATCGGCCAAAAAGCATTTAGCGGCTGTAGGATGATGACTGGCTTTAACCTCCCATCTACAGTCAAGTATATTGAAACAGAAGCTTTCGACAGATGCTATAACGCATTTAAAGAGCTAACCATACCCGCTTCAATCAGGCATATTGGGAGCCATACCTTTAGGAATTGCCTTACCCTGGAAAAAGTAATCTTTTTGGGCCCAATTGAAAAAATCGGTTCCGGCATATTCGAGTTGTGTGAAAGACTATCCTCAATTGTTGTTCCAAAGGGATACCTAGAAAAATTCCGTGAGCAATTACCCTTCTATTCTGAAATAATAACAGAAGCAGTTGAGGAAGAATAA
- the dnaB gene encoding replicative DNA helicase: MPGQRTQYKRNQGQSGQLPLEFSYAHVQPQATEVEKAVLGALMIDKDAFLTISELLRPESFYDPRHHKIYDAIRQLSMNEKPIDVLTVTDQLSKNGDLDEVGGPGYIAELSSMVATSANIEFHANIVAEKYLSRQLITYSSTIGKKAFDDTCDAKDVIEEAESMLFELAQTNVKKDYVHVSPLIKEASDIMMNASKNNGDVTGISTGYRKLDALTSGWQNSDLVIIAGRPAMGKTAFALSMAKNIAADQNVPMAFFSLEMSGVQLVNRLIANNCEIEGMKILNGSLNEEEWDRFDKRIQHLIDAPLYIDDTPGLSVFELRTKAMRLVREHQIKLIMVDYLQLMNANGMRFNSRQEEVSTISRSLKILAKELNIPVLALSQLNRGLEARTGADGKRPMLSDLRESGAIEQDADMVIFVHRPEKFGLTQGPNGEDYLGKAEIIIAKHRKGATDTVLLDFKGEYTRFENPEDNMLGSFGGEILGSKINGDNNHPIGMNTFDESPVELPPPINSPAPY, from the coding sequence ATGCCAGGACAAAGGACTCAATATAAAAGAAACCAAGGGCAGAGTGGACAGTTGCCATTGGAGTTCTCGTATGCACATGTTCAGCCGCAAGCCACAGAGGTGGAAAAAGCTGTGCTCGGAGCCTTAATGATAGATAAGGATGCCTTTCTTACTATATCTGAATTGCTTCGACCTGAGAGTTTCTATGATCCTCGCCATCACAAAATATATGATGCCATAAGGCAGTTGAGCATGAACGAGAAGCCCATCGATGTATTAACGGTGACAGATCAGTTGAGCAAAAATGGAGATTTGGATGAAGTTGGAGGCCCTGGGTACATTGCCGAATTAAGTTCAATGGTTGCAACTTCGGCTAATATCGAGTTCCATGCTAATATCGTCGCAGAAAAGTATCTTTCCCGACAGCTGATAACCTATAGCAGTACTATTGGCAAGAAAGCATTTGATGATACATGCGATGCAAAAGATGTTATCGAAGAAGCTGAGAGTATGCTGTTTGAGTTGGCACAGACAAATGTGAAAAAGGATTATGTACATGTCAGCCCTCTTATAAAGGAAGCATCTGATATAATGATGAATGCTTCAAAGAACAATGGTGATGTGACAGGAATATCTACAGGCTACAGAAAGCTTGATGCTCTCACGAGCGGTTGGCAAAACTCCGACCTGGTCATTATAGCAGGCAGACCTGCGATGGGAAAGACGGCTTTTGCGTTGTCGATGGCAAAGAATATAGCAGCAGACCAAAATGTACCGATGGCCTTCTTTTCCCTTGAAATGTCTGGCGTTCAGCTTGTCAATCGCCTAATTGCCAACAACTGCGAGATTGAAGGCATGAAGATTCTTAACGGTTCATTGAATGAGGAAGAATGGGATAGGTTTGATAAACGCATTCAGCACCTTATAGACGCACCATTGTATATTGATGACACACCAGGGCTTTCGGTCTTTGAGTTGCGTACGAAGGCCATGAGATTAGTAAGGGAACACCAGATAAAGCTGATAATGGTTGACTATTTACAACTCATGAATGCTAATGGAATGCGGTTTAATAGCCGACAAGAGGAAGTCTCTACCATATCCCGTTCTCTGAAGATTCTTGCAAAAGAACTGAACATCCCAGTGCTTGCACTCAGTCAATTGAATCGTGGACTAGAAGCAAGAACTGGCGCAGATGGTAAACGACCGATGCTCTCTGATCTTCGCGAGTCGGGTGCTATTGAGCAAGATGCCGATATGGTGATATTTGTTCATCGTCCTGAGAAATTTGGTTTGACACAGGGACCAAATGGGGAGGATTATCTGGGAAAGGCAGAAATCATCATAGCAAAGCATCGAAAAGGAGCGACGGATACAGTTTTGCTTGACTTCAAAGGTGAATATACTCGCTTTGAAAATCCTGAGGACAATATGCTTGGCAGTTTTGGCGGTGAAATTTTAGGATCCAAAATCAACGGAGATAATAATCATCCCATCGGTATGAATACCTTTGACGAATCGCCCGTTGAACTTCCTCCACCAATAAACAGTCCAGCACCTTACTAA
- a CDS encoding ADP-ribosylglycohydrolase family protein encodes MGKVKMLGALVGDIIGSTYEWYNTKRTDFELFEKGCRFTDDSVMTLAVAKWLIEDKGHSAAQLIKCMQELGRKHPDAGYGGHFYSWLFAKNPQPYNSWGNGAGMRVSPVGLYAKTLEDALELAEITASVSHNHPEGVKGAQAIATSVFLCKQGKSKQEIKEYVEQTFGYNLHRTIAEIRPRYGFDVSCQGSVPEAIIAFLEGNSFEEVIRLAISLGGDSDTIGCMAGAIAACRYPIPEEITERCDSLLTEDLRDVKDKFCDFIDKRSPYVKKLTRENYKECIGLDIIAFSSAAPGAMGDAGAVEVVTSKGEVYYANPFYEDIEMEQVFEVCPPLSECRFGVFGGGVIPEGWKTIYLGFGNHLVLHESISEDFRKEAELSEIKELGDLYNKWMDVVRRILANRNA; translated from the coding sequence ATGGGAAAAGTAAAAATGTTAGGAGCACTGGTAGGTGATATTATCGGATCAACCTATGAATGGTACAACACAAAGAGGACAGACTTTGAGTTGTTTGAGAAAGGATGCCGTTTTACGGATGATTCTGTGATGACGCTGGCTGTGGCGAAATGGTTAATTGAGGACAAAGGCCATAGTGCGGCCCAACTTATAAAATGTATGCAGGAGTTGGGAAGAAAACATCCTGATGCTGGCTATGGGGGACATTTCTATTCATGGCTATTTGCCAAGAATCCCCAGCCCTATAATAGTTGGGGCAATGGGGCAGGAATGCGTGTGAGTCCTGTGGGATTGTATGCTAAAACGTTGGAAGATGCTTTGGAATTAGCAGAGATTACGGCATCTGTAAGCCATAACCATCCTGAAGGGGTAAAAGGTGCACAGGCAATTGCCACGAGTGTATTCCTCTGTAAACAGGGTAAGTCAAAGCAGGAAATAAAGGAGTATGTTGAGCAAACGTTTGGCTATAATCTACATCGTACTATTGCTGAGATTCGCCCAAGATATGGATTCGATGTTTCGTGTCAGGGCAGTGTTCCTGAGGCTATCATTGCGTTTTTGGAGGGAAATTCGTTTGAGGAAGTCATTCGTCTGGCGATTTCTCTTGGCGGCGACTCTGACACCATTGGCTGTATGGCAGGAGCTATTGCTGCTTGTCGATATCCAATTCCTGAGGAGATTACAGAACGATGCGACAGCCTTTTGACTGAAGACTTACGAGATGTTAAGGATAAGTTTTGTGACTTCATCGACAAAAGGAGTCCTTATGTTAAAAAGTTGACAAGGGAAAATTATAAAGAATGTATAGGTTTGGACATTATTGCTTTCTCATCTGCTGCTCCTGGTGCAATGGGGGATGCTGGTGCAGTTGAAGTGGTAACGTCTAAGGGAGAGGTGTACTATGCTAATCCTTTTTATGAAGACATAGAAATGGAACAGGTATTTGAGGTTTGTCCACCATTATCCGAATGTCGATTTGGAGTCTTTGGCGGAGGCGTTATACCAGAAGGATGGAAAACTATATATCTTGGATTTGGCAATCATCTTGTCCTACATGAGTCTATCAGTGAAGATTTTCGTAAAGAAGCAGAGCTGTCGGAAATCAAAGAATTAGGTGACCTCTATAACAAATGGATGGATGTCGTAAGGAGAATATTAGCTAACAGAAATGCTTAA